Within the Trachemys scripta elegans isolate TJP31775 chromosome 4, CAS_Tse_1.0, whole genome shotgun sequence genome, the region TGGGGGTGTGGTCTCAATGGAGCCGGTGTTTTCTTCTAGATCTGTAGACAGCAGTCCCGAAAACATGATACACGCAGTTACCTGGTCTGAATGGAATGGATGTGTCGGGTTCACGCTGTTTAGGTGGAAATCCCAGTAGAATTGGGTTGCAAACAGCGCCACCTATTGGTTCCATCAGGATCCCTCCCCGCTTACTTCAGTAAGCATTTGCTTACTGTGCGAGAAAGGGCTCTAAGTTGGAAGGAAGAAGCATCTGGAAAAGATGTAGGAAGGGGAAGCTACCCCCAACCTTGCTCTAGCAGCAGCCTAGCTTCTCTAGCTAGCCAGGAGAAAAGTTGGCCCTGACTCTTCCATCTCACTCATTTCTCTTTGGTTTTGGTGTCATCATCAAACAAGCACTGGTGTCCTGTGTCCCACCAGGAACTTCCTGCGTTCCTTTAGGAAATGCCATCTAGGGttcagagcaggggggctgggaacaaccaggactcctgggttctatccccagttcttggaggggagtggggtctagtgggttggagcaggggatgctgggagtcaggactcctgggttctatccccagctctgggaagggagtgaggtctagtgggtTAAAGCTGCGTGGGGAGGCTGGGCGTTCAGGATATTTGGGGACTTGCCCTAGCTCACAGCGGGATTGGAGTCACAGTTACTCCCAGAATTGAGAACAGACCACAGGAGTCCTGATTTCCAACCCCCGCTCTgatccactagaccccactcccctgctttAGCTAAATAAACCACACTGCCTCTGTTCAATCCGATCTGTGCTCTTTGACTCTTCCCGGCTTCGAGAATGCCCATTAAATTCACATGAGCGCTTCCTGTGGGTGGAGGGGCCATGCCATGGTTTCAAAGAACAGTTCCCGGACTCTGCGGCAGATGGGGTGAGGAACAGAAACTGCTGAGTCATGTGACACATTAACAATGCTACCCGCTAAGAGCAGCACCCTGGCTTTGCCTAGCTGATCAAGAAGGAAACTTTTCCTCCCCAGCAGGAGAAAGTTCAGTATCCAGATTAAGCAGCTTTATAGACCCCGTCTGACCATCTCGATCACCCATCGGAGGTGTGAAGGAGGCTGGATCAGCTTTGTCAAGACAACAGACGAAAGGTAAAAAGCTGAGGAGCTGTAGGTGGGAGTCTTGGCTCAGATCCACTAAAAAGCTAACAGTAAAATCCATACTTAAGTTCTCTAACTTTACGGCGTAACTGGGGGCTTCGTTTTAAAGGAGTTATTGCAAAAGATGAACTGATCACTCCCAGAGTTCTCTGGTTACTACAGTTCAGCTGGGATCCATCAAATGAGCAAAAGAAAAGACAGTTTAAGGCATGAGTGTAACCTGAGAAATGAGCGAGTCTGttggagtcaggacacctggggtctctctttgccactgacttgctgtgcaaATTCTGTTTGCGAATTTCTCCCCCGGCTGGGCTGGATCGAATGGAGTTGGACGTCGCTGGGCCTTCACACCCTCATCTGCAAATCAGAGGCTTATTAATGAAATTATACACCGTATCTATGGTGTTTATATGCCCCAATTGTCACAGTAGCCgagcacttcacagtctttaatgtattcacACTCAGACACctctgtggggcagggcaaggctattatacccattttacagatgggaaactgaggcactgagggtACAGCTACATTGCAAAATAAACCCACAGGAGCAAGTCTCCAAGTCTGGCTCTATATACACAGGCtaatgctacagggctaaaaacagcCACACAGGCATTCCTTCTCCGGCTCTGAGTTTCACCCCTTCACTAGGTTTCACAGGCCCAAGTCTGtaggcccaggctctgagactcactgctgtgtgtgtttttctgCTGGGTAGATGTACCCAGACAGACTAAGCAATTTGTCCAAGATGACACAGGAAATCTGGCAATTGAATGAGGTCTTCTGAGGCAAAGGCTGCTGCCCTACCCATAGATCCACCCATGCTCAACACTTACTTGAAATGTCCAAATGAAATAACTGTTATTTTCAAATGCCAACTTTTTGCTCAACTGTTTTGCTCTCTGTGTGTGCGTATCAGAGTCCTGTCTTGCTGCTTTAACAGCGGTTTTACTCTGTTAGCTTGGTGGAGTCAAGATCTGAGCCAGACTCGAATCTGACTCCTGCATTGCACACAGGTTGTTCTTTTTTCTTAACTCAGTTCAGACTGAAGGCCTGTTACTGCTGATGGGAGAAGGAGAGAACCCTTCTTATCTCTCTGATCCCCGGCTCGGTTTACAGGGTTGGTATCTAGGCACTGTTTAAATGGAAGACAATTACTCTATTGTTACTTTTTCAGCATCTCAGCCAGGACACTAGTGGGTGTTTAATAGCTGCTGtgcctcaccccagaggtggctgcatttcagtgctgggtgatcatctagtctgcgaTACACTATGTCCAAAGAACAGACTAAAGCGCTCATGCCGGAAAAAGAGGGACGTCCAGAACTGGGCGAAGTGGAGGGGATTCTGCTCTCCCAGGCCACCTGTAATGAATGGCAGCGGATCCAGAGTTTCCAAGCCAGGCCCGACGATCTGCTCATCTGCACCTACCCCAAAGCAGGTGGGTGTTTGCTGAGGGGAAGGCTATAGAGAAAGTTACGAGCACTGAGACTCAATGTATACCCATTCCTGTGGCCGGGAGCATCGTTAAAGAGCTTCTTCCACTGTGCTGAGGGAGATGATGTCTTGGAGAAGATACCATGGAGAATACATTGTTACTCCTTTTTGACCTGGGGGGATAGTGAATTTTTAGGGTTCTTTTGGTTAGAAGGAGAAACTAACATTGGAattggtatttctttgatgcaattctgtttatttacaaggaatataGAGAGTCCTCTGACCTGAACACAGCAGGGATCAAACCACAGGGGACCGGTTCTTTGCTTACAGTTCCAAGACTCTTTTccaccaaccctctgcccaaaagctctctctcgcTTAGCTTTGTCTCAGGGTCATGTTACCAGGGCTTTTTTGGCTGTCTCTGGGGCTTCATTGCTGTTGGCTTctcttaggctacatcttcactaccagcctgaatcggcgggtagaaatcaatctctcagggatcgaattatcgcgtttcgtcgggacgcgacaatcgatccccgaatcgacgcttgtactccaccagcgcaggtaggagtaagcgccgtcgacagggtagctgcggaggtcgatttgccgccgtcctcacagcggggtaagtcggctcggatacatcgaattcagctacgctattcgcgtagctgaatttgcatatcgtaaattgaccccccccccccgtagtgaggacgtagccatAGACACACAACTGCAATCAAGTGAGTCGATCCCCAGCCTCCTGTATTTGCATTCAGTCTAGTCTTTGAGCAGTGGCTTTCGTTATCTGTCCCCAGGGTGGCTTTTTCCTTTGTTTCGGCTATCACTAAGCAAAAGAGCATTTAGTTGCTCCGTCATTCAGTCTGAATGGAAtatccctagttcttatatagcattttctGTCAGCAcatctcaaaacactttgcatAGGAGGTTGGCATCAGTATCCtactttaaagatggggaaactgaggcacagagagggaaggtGACTTCTCCAAAGTCCCCCAGCTGGCCAGGGTCAGAgccgggactagaacccaggtctcccaagtctggTGTTTTATCCACTAGGCCTTGGTGTCTCAAGGCAGCCAGTAAACCCAATCTTCATAACAATATGGGCACAGCGGGTTTGGCTGGAAtaaacactcccctcccctcctttcccgGTGGGAAGGCACAACATGGATCCAGGAGATAGTAGACATGATCCAGCAGGATGGGGACTTGGAGAAGTGCAAGCGCGCCCCCGTCCACCGCCGGCACCCCTTCATCGAGTGGGCTCGTCCGCCCCAACCCTCAGGTAGGtgctgctggggtgggtggggctggTTCTTCATGCACAACAGCTGAACCTCACTCCCGCTTGCAGGTATGGAACAGGCCGAAGCCATGCCCCCGCCACGGACCCTGAAAACCCACCTCCCTGTCAAACTGCTGCCTCCATCCTTCTGGGAACAGCAGTGTAAGGTAATCCTTCCTCTAAGCGCCACACCCGCAATGGAAGCcactgtgccccaccccagaggtggctgcatttcagagctaGGTGAGTGATCCCTGGGCAGGGCTGCTGTGTGGGTATTCAACAGCTGGGAACAGAGGTGTAAGGTAACTCCCCTCCCAAGCTTGAGCTGAGAGACCCCCTCGTCCTGCAGCAGTGACCCATAGCAAACCTCTCTCCCTCTGTCATTCCTGCCCCATTCACCCAGTTCCTGTACGTGGCTCGTAATGCCAAGGACTGCATGGTCTCCTACTACCACTTCCAGAGAATGAGCAAGGTGGTGCCTGACCCGGGCCCCTGGCACGAGTATTTTGAGATGTTCATGACGGGCAAAGGTGAGTTCAGCCCAGCTCCTTGGCTTGGCATCcagaaattcctcttcctgttgtCCGTCCTGGGGTGAGCGCCCCTGCTGGGAGTCACCCCATCCCCTCAGCCCTGGGATCCCCTCTAGAGTATCCCACCCGCTGCTGGGGAGATGTCCCCAGCCATGTGCTCTCAGCCCTTGGATCCCCCCTTGAGCCTCCCATCCCAGGGAGAGCACACCCTGCTGGGGAgaccccccatccctgttccctAAGCCCTGGAGTCCCTCCCCCAAGGAGAGTGCCACCTGCTGGGGAGACACCCCCACACGGTCTcagccctgggatcccccccAGTGACCCCAATCCTGGGGAGATTGTCCCCTGCTGGGGAGACCACACCCCTGCGCCCTCAGCTCTGAGATCCCCCTAGTGCCCCTGTAGTCTCGGAGAGTGACCCCTGctggggagaccccccccccactgctccgcACCTCCACTTGTGGTCACGGTGCTgtctccctgctctctctgctgCAGTGGGCTGGGGTCCGTGGCACGACCATGTGAAGGGCTGGTGGAAGGCGAAGGACATGCACTGCGTGCTCTTCCTCTTCTACGAGGACATGAAGAAGGTGAGTGGCTCTGTGGGGGGGATTCGGGCGGGCTGAGGTGCAAGCCCCATAGGAGCTTTGAAATGGCAGCATAGGGgactctgcatgggagggggggagaaatgaacccttcccagcttgtgtCTTTAAAGAGAACAGGAGATGGGACTCCAATGCTGTGAGCTTCCCTGCAGCAGTGCCCTACTGGGAAGCACAGCGCTGCGAACTTCCCTGCAAGCAGTGCCCTGCTCTAGATTCCAGGGCTATGAGCTTCCCCACAGCTGTGTCCTGATTCAAGCTCAATTAACTTCCAGATAGTATTGCCATGGACTGGCAGGGCCTCTAGTGCTGTGAGCTTCCTCAGAGCAGTGTCCTGTCAGTGCCTAGCAGGGACCCTAGTGCTGTGAGCTTCCTCAGAGCAGTGTCCTGTCAGTGCCTAGCAGGGACCCTAGTACTGTGAGCTTCCTCAGAGCAGTGCCCTGACACTGCCTAGCAGGGGTTGTAGCGCTGTGAGCTTCCTCAGAGCAGTGCCTTCCCCACAGGACCTGAAGCGTGAGATCCAGAAGGTGGCCCGGTTCCTGGGGAAGAACCTGGACCAGGAGCTTCTGGAGAAGATCGTCTATCACACGTCATTCGACGTCATGAAGGACAATCCCATGGCTAACCGCTCCGGCGTCCCCCTGTCCATCATGGACCAGTCCATCTCCCCGTTCATGCGCAAAGGTAACACAGTCCTGAGACCTGCCCCTGGGATGGGCTCcagggcgccccctgctggtgaTTGGtgtgtgaccccccccacacaaaaaGTAACACACTTCTGAGACAGGCTGTACACACCCTGTTCCTGTCTGGATCTGGGTTGGCTGTTAAGCTTCAGAAGGGCATTTAAAAAGGGGAGTTGTGGTTTGGgtacctcatgctcccattctcctatATGGGTCAGGcttcctggctggactacatctcccatgatagaTCACAGTCCTCCCCTCTTCTTGAGTGCATCATTGGATTCtgggccatggtgcatcatgggacatgtagTCCGGGTAGATAGCCTTGAGAGTccggattcctgggttctatccctagggctgggaggggagtgggatctagtccggactcctgggttctatcttcAGCTGTTCCACCAACTCACTTCAGAAGGGCATTTAAATGTCTGTAGAGGTTTGGGGCCTTGCCCTGATTGGCTCACAGCAGTGCTCAGCACGGCCTTGAGAGCTCTGAGCTTCCCCAGAGCAGTGCCTTGGCAGCTGTGATAGGCCCGATGCAGATGCTGGCTGTGTCTAAAGTCCAAGCTCTTCCCCGCTCATGGCGactcctgtctctgtgtctctgttgTCTGCAGGGACTGTCGGGGACTGGAAGAACCACTTCACCGTTGCGCAGAATGAGCGCTTTGATGAGGACTATGAGGAGAAGATGGCTGGAACCAATCTAACCTTCTGCATGGAGCTCTGAGGACCCTGCCTCTGAGCCTGGCAGGATCCACCCGGCCTGCCACAGCCACCCCTACAGGCCCCTGAATCTCTACCAGTCTCTTCCAAGGTGACGGACCTTCTGCCATGGACCACTCCCAGGCTCTGCCAAGCCCCAGTGCTTTTCTGTGGGGCGGCATTGAGAGTTCTTCCACTGTATAACTCTGCCCTCTCTGTCCCATTTTTacctcttcttccctcccattATCACCTActactccttccctcctcctgacCCACCATGGCCCATCTTTACAACTGTCTGGAAAATGGGAGCTATTTTCTCCcatggaaaatgccaatttgggctgggggggggggacctgaaTTCCACaaaattttaatttagaaatgctTCCTTATGGGAGTTGTGGTTTGGgtacctcatgctcccattctcctatATGAGTCAGActtcctggctggactacatctcccatgatagaGCATAGTCCTCCGCTCTTCTTGAGTGCATCATGGGACTCTGGgccatagtgcatcatgggatatgtAGTCTGGTTAGGTAGCCTGAGAGTCCAGATTCCTAGGTTCTATCCCtaggtctgggaggggaggggagtggggtctattGGGTTAGTGCAGtggtgggctgggagtcaggacacctgggttctatcctcagcTCTTCCACCAACTCACTGTTTGAGCCTAGACAAGCCACTTTCCCTGTGATCTCCATTGGAAAGAGGGGAAATTAAGTCACTATACTCTCTATTTCATGTCTCTAAAGCAAGGTGATGCATGGGGGGGTACATGCAGGATCACATCCCCCCCCCCGATTTGCTgtttggcttgtactgagcatgctcagtaacactgctgaagccagctgtcATCATTCGCCCACTGTTGCTCCCGTCATCTCTGCTCTAAATCCCCTTTTAGGTAATCTCAGTTGCCAAGGTCGAAGGAGTAACATAAATGTACTTCTCAGTTAATTCCTGAAACAACTGTTACTTCCCCTGTGGGCTCCCacgcagctgggctggggaaacGGGGCCAGATTTCTCCTCACCACTGAACCGTGCAGAACAAAgtgattgctttttttaaaactgccGCTTGCCCTTTCATTAACCTCAGCTGACAAGTCTGATCCAGTTGACTGTAATGGAACAGGAGCTGGGAGTGCAGTTAAGGGTGATCTGCTTTCTTAGGGAACAGAAAGAGACTGATCAAAGGATGGCTGGGGTCAGACATTGGATAATTTGGTATTAAGCACTTACCCAGGTCTAAATCATACGTGTGAGCTGGCAGAACTCTGTCATTGGGGTTTCTAACCCTACAGCCAGCTGACGTCTTTTAGAATCCTCTTTTAGAATTGATAAAGAATTTTTTATCTCCAGAATTCTTTTTGATGATCAGCTGTTGAGATTAATTTGTTGATCTGACTTTGATTTGGCAGTTGTAATTAACGCTggtcccccccacaaaaaaatcttGATGGAAGAGTTTTCCATCAAAGGTGTATTGATCCAAATTGAAAGGTTTTGTTATCAGCTAAGcttttgacagaaaaaaatctCAACA harbors:
- the LOC117876296 gene encoding sulfotransferase 1C2-like; the protein is MSKEQTKALMPEKEGRPELGEVEGILLSQATCNEWQRIQSFQARPDDLLICTYPKAGTTWIQEIVDMIQQDGDLEKCKRAPVHRRHPFIEWARPPQPSGMEQAEAMPPPRTLKTHLPVKLLPPSFWEQQCKFLYVARNAKDCMVSYYHFQRMSKVVPDPGPWHEYFEMFMTGKVGWGPWHDHVKGWWKAKDMHCVLFLFYEDMKKDLKREIQKVARFLGKNLDQELLEKIVYHTSFDVMKDNPMANRSGVPLSIMDQSISPFMRKGTVGDWKNHFTVAQNERFDEDYEEKMAGTNLTFCMEL